From the genome of Populus trichocarpa isolate Nisqually-1 chromosome 15, P.trichocarpa_v4.1, whole genome shotgun sequence, one region includes:
- the LOC7456679 gene encoding mediator of RNA polymerase II transcription subunit 31, with amino-acid sequence MASFKEAENNPETPSSPKKIYKDPDDGRQRFLLELEFVQCLANPTYIHYLAQNRYFEDEAFIGYLKYLLYWQRPEYMKFIMYPHCLYFLELLQNANFRNAMAHPGNKELAHRQQFFFWKNYRNNRLKHILPRPLPEPAAAPPAPAPPPPLPVQPVPPVPAATLGMLAASGAVPSPMPYGMPTGSAFGKSDIRSSGSERRKRKKEV; translated from the exons ATGGCTTCTTTTAAAGAAGCCGAAAATAACCCCGAAACTCCATCCTC GCCTAAGAAGATATATAAAGACCCAGATGATGGGAGACAACGGTTTTTGTTGGAATTGGAGTTTGTTCAATGTCTTGCTAACCCCACTTACATCCATT ATTTGGCTCAGAATCGCTATTTTGAAGATGAAGCATTTATTGGCTATTTGAAGTACCTACTGTACTGGCAACGACCAGAGTATATGAAATTTATAAT GTATCCTCATTGCCTATATTTTCTTGAACTTCTCCAAAATGCAAACTTCCGCAATGCAATGGCACATCCCGGCAACAAG GAATTAGCACATAGGCAGCAATTCTTTTTCTGGAAGAACTACAGAAACAATCGGTTGAAGCATATTTTACCCAGACCCCTCCCTGAACCCGCCGCTGCACCCCCTGCTCCAGCACCTCCACCTCCACTTCCTGTTCAACCTGTGCCACCTGTGCCTGCGGCAACTCTTGGTATGCTGGCTGCTTCTGGTGCAGTCCCTTCTCCCATGCCATATGGCATGCCTACTGGTTCTGCTTTTGGAAAAAGTGATATCAGGAGCAGTGGAAGTGAGCGAAGAAAGAGGAA GAAAGaagtttaa